One Sulfurirhabdus autotrophica DNA window includes the following coding sequences:
- the smc gene encoding chromosome segregation protein SMC, translated as MHFNLFWAAACLYSTYYYSFKLRLTHIKLAGFKSFVDPTVIPVPGQLVGVVGPNGCGKSNVIDAVRWVLGESSAKQLRGESMQDVIFSGSSGRKPVSRASVELIFDNSLGKAAGQWSQYAEIAVKRILQRAGDSSYYINNIHVRRRDVTDIFMGTGLGARAYAIIEQGMISRIIEARPEELRVFLEEAAGISKYKERRKETESRLSDTRENLLRVDDIRQELDKQIEKLAVQARVAAQYQDLQLQLKTTQSWLWLLRKYESENLRERCEKDILRLTNELEAETATLRESEKRLEEVRANHYSAGDALHDAQGDLYASNAEVAKLEQKVQYQHENRERLVHQIATHKGQYEQHIKNLEESKSNLAQIRIELADVQEHVVQCREQVQETKLNLPLAEEAFRTCQNRMTEIQRNLSQSEQGYQLEEAHRAYAVKTLQQLQARLERLKHEQMNLPQADLDKLSNAREDLAMTEEQLHQFQSELSELQALLPVAEQTKREADHALQNEMQQITRLEAQLHALKQVQNRLDQNKKLQDWLIKHQLENLPRLWQNIQIEPGWENAMESVLRERLNAIMLNDFSESQAWLNDAPPAQVVIANIQQTSALEISQHKIDLVPFHQKTSWKGSYTPALFDAWLSPVFTVEHCAEAWLIQPDLPEGVMVVCKEGHLFTRHSVSFHAQQSEMHGVLARQREIEQLQSDLDHKRAMLSQFTEAHVAADEMLEKQKSESMHMRSRVSEAQQHHHKLQLEVLKLSQLENQVVQRKEQLAQEIEEISAEMLAESEQRESSALNQSEYRAQVEVLREQMDDIAQERSDAENVLNSQREAVNQAEREIQSAEYAERTCISKISVIENSIKVTSENLTILQERLEELQLEQAELGEAPIQLDLQQALAIREEKEKALAMARDYLAELTNSLGVIEKERLISEQKLNPLRDKIGEMRLKEQAAQLSVAQFAEQLHAIDANEAELAATLKAGTKPGVLQAKIVQINEAITELGAVNLAALEELNTAQERQSYLDTQATDLNEAIATLENAIRRIDKETRERLQNTFDVVNRHMGEMFPTLFGGGHARLVLTGDEILDSGIQVIAQPPGKKNSSIHLLSGGEKALTALSLVFSLFQLNPAPFCLLDEVDAPLDDSNTVRFCELVKKMSQNTQFLFISHNKIAMEMAQQLIGVTMQESGVSRVVAVDMENAMRLSEEATV; from the coding sequence TTGCATTTTAACCTGTTTTGGGCTGCGGCGTGTCTGTACTCAACTTACTATTATTCATTTAAATTGCGCCTGACCCATATAAAATTAGCTGGCTTTAAGTCCTTCGTTGATCCAACCGTCATTCCAGTCCCCGGGCAATTGGTCGGTGTGGTCGGCCCGAATGGCTGTGGCAAATCAAATGTGATTGATGCTGTACGCTGGGTACTGGGTGAATCCTCGGCAAAACAATTGCGTGGTGAATCCATGCAGGATGTGATTTTTAGCGGCTCCAGTGGTCGCAAACCGGTTTCACGCGCTAGTGTTGAACTGATTTTTGATAACAGTTTGGGTAAAGCGGCAGGGCAGTGGTCGCAATATGCCGAAATTGCTGTCAAGCGCATATTGCAACGTGCTGGCGATTCTTCCTACTATATTAATAATATCCATGTTCGTCGACGAGACGTAACAGACATCTTCATGGGGACGGGGCTTGGAGCTCGCGCCTACGCAATTATCGAACAAGGCATGATATCGCGCATTATTGAAGCGCGCCCTGAAGAATTGCGTGTATTTCTGGAAGAAGCGGCGGGAATCTCCAAATACAAGGAGCGACGCAAAGAAACCGAATCCAGACTTTCGGATACCAGAGAAAACCTGCTGCGGGTGGACGACATCCGGCAAGAACTGGATAAACAGATTGAGAAACTGGCAGTTCAGGCAAGAGTAGCGGCGCAATATCAGGATTTACAATTGCAGTTAAAAACCACGCAAAGTTGGTTGTGGTTGTTGAGAAAATACGAAAGCGAAAATCTGCGGGAACGTTGCGAGAAGGATATCCTGCGTTTAACCAATGAGTTGGAGGCGGAAACTGCTACCCTGAGGGAGTCAGAAAAAAGGTTGGAAGAGGTGCGGGCGAATCATTATTCAGCAGGAGATGCGTTGCATGATGCGCAAGGTGATTTGTATGCCAGTAACGCTGAAGTTGCCAAGCTGGAACAAAAAGTACAGTACCAGCATGAAAACCGTGAACGTCTGGTGCATCAGATTGCGACGCACAAAGGTCAATATGAACAGCATATTAAAAACCTGGAAGAGTCTAAATCCAATCTCGCGCAAATACGGATTGAACTTGCAGACGTGCAGGAACATGTTGTTCAGTGCCGTGAGCAGGTGCAGGAAACAAAGTTAAACCTGCCACTTGCAGAGGAGGCTTTTCGGACCTGCCAAAACCGTATGACAGAAATTCAGCGTAATTTGTCTCAATCGGAGCAAGGGTACCAGCTGGAAGAAGCGCATCGTGCCTATGCAGTAAAAACCTTACAGCAGCTGCAAGCGCGGCTTGAAAGATTAAAACACGAACAAATGAACCTGCCACAAGCTGATCTGGATAAGCTAAGTAATGCGCGGGAAGACTTAGCCATGACTGAAGAACAACTGCACCAATTTCAGTCGGAACTTTCAGAGTTGCAAGCGTTATTACCTGTTGCAGAGCAGACTAAACGCGAAGCAGATCACGCCTTGCAAAATGAAATGCAACAAATCACTCGCCTTGAAGCGCAGTTGCATGCGCTGAAACAAGTGCAAAACAGACTGGATCAAAACAAAAAATTGCAAGATTGGCTAATCAAGCATCAGCTGGAAAATTTACCGCGCTTATGGCAAAACATCCAGATTGAGCCAGGTTGGGAAAACGCTATGGAAAGCGTGCTGCGCGAACGCTTGAATGCCATCATGCTGAATGATTTCAGCGAATCGCAAGCGTGGTTGAACGATGCACCCCCAGCGCAAGTGGTGATAGCCAATATTCAACAGACTTCTGCATTGGAAATTTCGCAGCATAAAATTGATCTAGTGCCATTTCACCAAAAAACCTCTTGGAAGGGAAGTTATACTCCTGCCCTTTTTGATGCATGGTTGAGTCCAGTGTTTACGGTTGAGCATTGTGCTGAGGCTTGGTTGATTCAGCCCGATTTACCGGAAGGCGTCATGGTTGTATGTAAGGAAGGGCATTTATTTACTCGACATAGCGTTTCCTTCCATGCGCAGCAATCTGAAATGCATGGTGTACTGGCAAGGCAACGCGAAATAGAACAGTTGCAAAGCGATCTGGATCATAAACGTGCGATGTTGTCGCAATTTACAGAAGCGCATGTGGCTGCAGATGAGATGCTGGAGAAACAAAAATCTGAAAGCATGCATATGCGTTCCCGGGTTTCCGAGGCACAACAACACCATCATAAGCTCCAATTGGAAGTGTTGAAACTTTCCCAGTTGGAAAATCAGGTTGTGCAACGAAAAGAACAATTAGCCCAGGAAATTGAAGAAATTTCAGCTGAAATGCTCGCTGAAAGCGAGCAACGAGAGAGCAGTGCATTGAACCAAAGTGAATATCGGGCGCAAGTAGAAGTTTTGCGCGAACAGATGGACGATATCGCACAGGAGCGTTCAGATGCCGAAAACGTGTTGAATAGTCAGCGTGAAGCAGTTAATCAAGCTGAACGAGAAATACAAAGCGCTGAGTATGCTGAGCGGACGTGTATCAGTAAAATCAGTGTAATAGAGAACTCTATTAAAGTAACAAGTGAAAATTTAACCATCTTGCAGGAACGTCTGGAAGAGCTGCAGTTAGAGCAGGCTGAATTAGGTGAAGCGCCTATTCAACTAGACTTACAGCAAGCGTTGGCAATTCGTGAAGAAAAAGAAAAAGCATTGGCTATGGCACGTGATTATCTTGCAGAACTTACCAATTCTCTTGGTGTTATAGAAAAAGAGCGGCTGATTTCAGAGCAAAAGCTGAATCCTTTGCGGGATAAAATTGGTGAAATGCGCCTTAAAGAGCAGGCTGCACAATTAAGTGTCGCTCAATTTGCGGAACAGCTGCATGCAATTGATGCTAATGAGGCAGAGCTAGCCGCTACCTTAAAAGCAGGTACAAAGCCCGGCGTGTTGCAGGCTAAAATCGTACAGATCAATGAAGCTATTACTGAACTTGGCGCAGTAAACCTTGCTGCGTTGGAAGAATTGAATACTGCACAAGAAAGGCAGTCCTATCTGGATACACAAGCAACTGATTTGAATGAGGCTATTGCTACACTTGAGAATGCGATACGGCGAATCGACAAGGAAACCAGGGAGCGCTTGCAGAATACGTTTGATGTGGTAAATCGGCATATGGGCGAAATGTTCCCTACTTTGTTTGGTGGCGGACATGCACGACTGGTGTTAACAGGAGATGAGATTCTGGACTCCGGTATTCAAGTGATTGCTCAGCCCCCAGGAAAGAAAAACAGCTCGATTCACCTACTTTCTGGAGGAGAAAAAGCACTCACGGCCTTATCTCTGGTATTCTCTTTGTTTCAGCTTAACCCTGCACCTTTCTGCCTTTTAGACGAAGTGGATGCACCGCTGGATGATTCGAACACAGTACGGTTTTGCGAATTGGTTAAAAAAATGTCGCAAAATACACAGTTTTTATTTATCAGCCATAATAAAATAGCAATGGAAATGGCTCAGCAGTTAATCGGTGTTACCATGCAGGAATCCGGCGTTTCGCGGGTGGTTGCTGTAGATATGGAAAATGCCATGCGGCTGAGTGAAGAAGCTACCGTTTAG
- a CDS encoding cell division protein ZipA, translated as MSDLQISLLGIGAIVIAGVFVFNRFQERKFRRIADAHFKSKHDDVLLDSTANPEKSSLHIDEIVPKEEWRIEPKFEPEEPTFKQPHTEPKWSQEPIVEVKHEEEPIIQVTEEPKFKPQHQQHNEPAKAQQVDDSIAYVATLQAGETIITEDIALLLQQFAALGKPVHWSGQHMQTGAWEEISPAHPGEYEKIRVSLQLADRKGHLSEVQLDMFCDGIQNIAADLQALMDCPEKQPALQRAIELDDFCAEVDVLIGLNVLSHNGETLPATKIRAQAEAAGMKLQADGTFHLLNDDGVSLYSLSNHDEIPFSADNIKHMVTHGVTFLFDVPRAPGGIHTFNSMVTLAKQVAHTLNGDLVDDNRNKLDEKSIATIRQQLSNIYTKMDARHISAGSQRALNLFS; from the coding sequence ATGAGTGATCTTCAAATTAGTTTACTTGGAATAGGCGCTATTGTTATCGCCGGAGTATTTGTCTTCAACCGGTTTCAGGAAAGAAAGTTTCGTCGGATAGCCGATGCACATTTCAAATCAAAACATGATGATGTGTTGCTTGATAGCACAGCTAATCCAGAAAAGAGCAGTTTGCATATTGATGAAATTGTTCCAAAAGAAGAATGGCGTATCGAGCCAAAATTTGAACCGGAAGAACCAACATTCAAACAACCCCATACTGAACCAAAATGGTCGCAGGAGCCGATTGTAGAGGTAAAGCATGAAGAAGAACCAATTATTCAAGTAACTGAAGAGCCCAAGTTTAAACCCCAACATCAGCAGCATAATGAACCTGCCAAAGCACAGCAAGTGGATGACAGCATTGCGTATGTTGCAACTTTACAGGCCGGGGAAACAATCATTACTGAAGATATTGCCTTGTTATTACAACAGTTTGCTGCACTTGGCAAACCTGTTCACTGGTCCGGGCAACATATGCAAACGGGCGCATGGGAAGAAATAAGCCCTGCCCATCCAGGTGAATATGAAAAAATCAGGGTAAGCCTGCAGTTGGCTGATCGCAAAGGGCATTTATCTGAAGTGCAGTTAGATATGTTTTGCGATGGCATTCAAAATATTGCAGCTGATTTGCAAGCTTTAATGGATTGCCCTGAGAAACAGCCAGCATTGCAACGCGCAATAGAACTGGATGATTTTTGTGCTGAAGTGGATGTCCTTATAGGGTTGAACGTGCTTAGCCATAATGGTGAAACCTTGCCCGCAACTAAAATTCGCGCTCAAGCAGAAGCGGCAGGCATGAAATTGCAGGCGGATGGTACCTTCCATTTACTGAATGATGATGGAGTCTCACTTTATTCTTTGTCAAATCATGATGAAATTCCGTTCTCAGCAGATAATATCAAACACATGGTTACCCATGGTGTGACATTCCTGTTTGACGTGCCGCGCGCACCGGGCGGGATACACACATTTAACAGTATGGTTACGCTTGCAAAACAGGTTGCACATACGTTAAACGGTGATTTGGTAGACGATAACCGGAATAAACTGGATGAAAAGAGCATTGCTACTATTAGACAGCAGCTTTCAAACATCTATACAAAAATGGATGCCCGTCATATTAGTGCAGGCAGCCAGCGCGCCTTAAATTTATTTTCTTAA
- the ligA gene encoding NAD-dependent DNA ligase LigA: protein MRFTPQIVERVRHLREEIERHNYQYYVLDAPVIPDVEFDKLFRELQELEANFPELASSDSPTQRIGGAPLKEFSQVTHRTPMLSLNNAFAEEEVIAFDHRVREGLGIDNVEYAVEPKFDGLAITLSYENGQLVKGATRGDGNTGEDVTANLRTINSIPLRLHANPPPALLEVRGEVLMLKADFAKLNQMQIAKGEKEFANPRNAAAGSLRQLDPRISATRKLTFFSYGLGVTEGITLPETHSAAMDYLESLHLPVCAERSVVRGSHGLMGYYQTIGSKRANLPYDIDGVVYKVNDLNQQDKLGFVSRAPRFAIAHKFPAQEALTEVLDIDVQVGRTGTITPVARLKPVFVGGVTVTNATLHNEDEVRRKDVRIGDTVVVRRAGDVIPEVVSVVLDKRPSAVREFEMPELCPVCGSHVIRLPDEAAARCTGGLYCPAQRKQAILHFASRRALDIEGLGEKLVDQLVDTHVIKTPSDLFKLGMLSLANLERMAEKSASNILQAIEHSKNTTLARFIYALGIRNVGETTAKDLARHFGSLDKLMEADEAMLQQMPDVGPVVAQSIVQFFRETHNREVVEQMRAAGVKWEEGQGWVAPPENAISGKSFVLTGTLPNLSREGAKEKIEAAGGKVVGSVSKKTDYVVVGSDPGSKYVKAQELGIPILDEESLIKLLSE from the coding sequence ATGCGGTTTACACCACAAATCGTCGAACGCGTTCGACATCTGCGTGAAGAAATTGAGCGGCACAATTATCAATATTATGTGCTGGATGCGCCTGTTATTCCTGATGTTGAGTTTGATAAACTGTTTCGGGAATTGCAGGAGCTGGAAGCAAATTTTCCTGAACTGGCTAGTTCGGACTCTCCCACGCAACGAATAGGGGGAGCACCTTTAAAAGAATTCTCGCAAGTCACCCACCGTACTCCCATGCTTTCTCTCAACAATGCATTTGCAGAGGAAGAGGTAATCGCATTTGATCACCGGGTTCGCGAAGGTCTGGGAATCGATAATGTCGAATATGCCGTTGAACCTAAATTTGATGGCCTGGCTATTACATTATCTTATGAAAATGGCCAGCTGGTAAAAGGTGCAACCCGTGGCGATGGTAATACGGGTGAAGATGTTACAGCTAATTTACGAACCATTAACTCAATTCCCCTGAGGTTGCATGCAAATCCTCCTCCAGCATTGCTGGAAGTTCGGGGTGAAGTGCTCATGCTGAAAGCCGATTTTGCCAAACTTAATCAGATGCAGATAGCAAAAGGGGAAAAAGAGTTTGCTAATCCCCGTAACGCGGCGGCAGGTTCTTTACGACAACTGGACCCTCGCATATCAGCAACGCGAAAACTGACTTTCTTCTCTTATGGATTGGGTGTAACGGAAGGCATCACTTTGCCTGAAACACATAGTGCGGCGATGGACTATCTGGAATCCCTGCATTTACCTGTGTGCGCAGAGCGCAGTGTGGTTCGCGGATCTCATGGTTTGATGGGGTATTATCAAACAATAGGCAGTAAGCGTGCCAATTTACCCTACGATATAGATGGCGTAGTTTACAAAGTAAATGATTTGAATCAGCAGGATAAATTAGGATTTGTTTCCCGTGCCCCTCGCTTTGCCATCGCGCACAAGTTCCCTGCTCAGGAAGCGTTGACTGAAGTGCTGGATATTGATGTGCAAGTTGGCAGAACCGGGACAATTACTCCTGTGGCGCGCCTCAAGCCTGTATTTGTCGGCGGTGTAACTGTGACTAATGCTACATTACATAATGAAGATGAAGTTCGTCGCAAGGATGTGCGAATCGGTGATACCGTAGTGGTGCGACGTGCAGGTGACGTGATTCCTGAAGTGGTGAGTGTGGTTTTGGATAAACGCCCATCTGCAGTGCGGGAATTTGAAATGCCTGAACTTTGTCCTGTGTGTGGTTCGCATGTGATTCGTTTGCCAGATGAGGCGGCTGCCCGGTGTACCGGAGGTTTATATTGTCCGGCACAACGCAAGCAAGCAATTCTGCATTTTGCCAGTCGTCGCGCGCTTGACATTGAAGGACTGGGAGAAAAGCTGGTTGATCAGCTGGTGGATACGCATGTCATCAAAACGCCATCAGATTTGTTTAAACTCGGCATGCTATCTTTGGCCAATCTTGAACGCATGGCTGAAAAATCTGCCAGTAATATATTACAGGCAATTGAACACAGCAAAAACACCACGCTAGCGCGTTTTATATACGCACTGGGAATTCGTAATGTGGGGGAAACAACGGCTAAAGATCTGGCGCGACATTTCGGCAGTCTGGATAAGCTGATGGAAGCGGATGAAGCCATGTTGCAGCAGATGCCAGATGTCGGACCCGTAGTTGCGCAAAGTATTGTTCAGTTTTTCAGAGAAACGCATAACAGGGAAGTTGTCGAGCAAATGCGTGCCGCAGGTGTAAAATGGGAGGAAGGGCAGGGTTGGGTAGCGCCACCAGAGAACGCTATAAGCGGTAAATCATTCGTGCTGACTGGTACGTTGCCAAATCTCTCGCGGGAAGGTGCAAAGGAAAAGATTGAAGCCGCTGGTGGAAAAGTTGTCGGCAGTGTATCAAAGAAAACGGACTATGTTGTTGTGGGGTCAGATCCTGGCAGCAAATACGTAAAAGCGCAAGAATTAGGTATACCTATACTGGATGAAGAGTCGCTTATAAAATTGTTAAGCGAATAA
- the galU gene encoding UTP--glucose-1-phosphate uridylyltransferase GalU, whose translation MLQVTKAVFPVAGMGTRFLPATKASPKEMLPIVDKPLIQYAVEEAVAAGITDLIFITGRTKRSIEDHFDKAYEMETELEARGKTRMLEMVRDIIPSHVSCIFIRQVEALGLGHAVLCAKPVIGDEPFAVMLADDLIDGEPPVLKQMVDLFTYYQSSVIGVQNVAREETSQYGIVAAQPISEKIHKITNIVEKPKPEDAPSTLGVVGRYILTPRIFDHLKKVQKGAGNEIQLTDAIAALLQEQQVMAYEFTGTRYDCGSKLGYLKATVEFAMKHSEVSEEFTDYLGTVCAKLALNK comes from the coding sequence ATGTTACAAGTGACTAAGGCTGTTTTTCCAGTGGCGGGTATGGGAACCCGTTTTTTGCCAGCTACTAAGGCCAGCCCGAAAGAGATGTTGCCCATCGTAGACAAGCCTTTGATTCAATATGCAGTTGAAGAAGCAGTGGCTGCAGGCATTACTGATCTTATTTTTATCACGGGTCGCACCAAGCGTTCCATTGAAGATCATTTCGACAAAGCATATGAAATGGAAACAGAACTGGAAGCGCGTGGTAAAACACGCATGCTTGAAATGGTCAGGGATATTATCCCAAGCCATGTTTCCTGTATATTTATCCGTCAGGTAGAGGCACTTGGTTTAGGTCATGCCGTGTTGTGCGCAAAACCTGTTATTGGAGATGAACCTTTCGCTGTTATGCTGGCAGATGATTTGATAGATGGTGAGCCACCTGTGTTGAAGCAAATGGTTGATCTTTTTACCTATTATCAAAGCTCTGTTATCGGGGTGCAAAATGTTGCACGTGAGGAAACTTCTCAATATGGCATTGTTGCTGCCCAGCCTATCTCTGAAAAAATTCACAAAATCACCAACATTGTGGAAAAACCAAAACCTGAAGATGCTCCTTCTACATTAGGTGTAGTAGGACGGTATATTTTGACTCCTCGCATCTTTGATCATCTGAAAAAGGTGCAAAAAGGGGCTGGTAATGAAATTCAATTGACCGATGCCATAGCTGCGTTGTTACAAGAACAACAAGTAATGGCCTATGAATTTACCGGAACTCGATATGACTGTGGTAGTAAGCTTGGTTATCTTAAAGCAACTGTTGAATTTGCCATGAAACACTCTGAAGTAAGCGAAGAGTTTACTGACTACCTCGGCACTGTCTGCGCTAAGTTGGCATTAAATAAATAA
- a CDS encoding IS1595 family transposase, with protein MINKNRYYCRSRISEAKFSQLVRCFALDFTASSTAELIGISVRSVNSIYLKIRLRMAEACEVATPLKDAVEVDESYFGARRVRGKRGRGAYGKTIVFGLLKRQGKVYAEIVPDCSKARLQGIIRGHVEPATVIHSDGWRGYDGLVDIGFDKHFRVNHGENEFANGERHINGIESFWSYAKRRLAKFNGVPKHTFYLHLKETEYRFNHRRDNLYLGLLKLLRLNPL; from the coding sequence ATGATTAATAAAAATAGATATTATTGCCGTTCTCGAATCAGCGAGGCTAAATTCAGTCAGCTTGTAAGATGTTTTGCTCTCGATTTTACGGCTTCGAGTACGGCTGAATTGATCGGCATTTCGGTGCGATCTGTGAATAGTATTTACCTGAAGATTCGTCTTCGTATGGCTGAAGCTTGCGAAGTGGCAACTCCCCTTAAAGACGCTGTTGAAGTTGATGAATCTTATTTTGGGGCACGTCGCGTCAGAGGCAAACGAGGGCGTGGTGCTTATGGTAAAACAATTGTATTTGGACTGTTGAAACGGCAAGGTAAAGTGTATGCCGAGATTGTGCCAGATTGCTCTAAAGCTAGGCTGCAAGGCATTATCAGAGGCCATGTAGAACCCGCTACTGTTATTCATTCGGATGGCTGGCGCGGTTATGACGGCCTGGTTGATATTGGATTCGATAAACACTTTCGAGTGAATCATGGCGAGAATGAATTCGCGAATGGTGAAAGGCATATAAACGGCATTGAGTCTTTCTGGAGTTATGCAAAACGCAGGCTGGCCAAGTTTAATGGCGTACCTAAACATACGTTCTATTTGCATTTGAAAGAAACTGAATATCGCTTTAATCATCGTCGTGATAATCTTTACCTTGGACTACTCAAATTATTGAGGTTAAACCCGCTTTAA
- a CDS encoding DsrE/DsrF/DrsH-like family protein gives MADKLMIIMVNTDPSNGSELGAPFFQATVAAAMDFEVEVILTGRSGELAIKGVADKLFVKEGSPKSVYEFMKDAHEAGVKFKVCTPTLELWGEDLIPEIEETIGGAYVIEQAMDEDVVTLTY, from the coding sequence ATGGCAGATAAATTGATGATTATTATGGTTAACACCGATCCATCCAACGGTTCTGAACTAGGCGCCCCCTTTTTTCAAGCAACTGTTGCCGCTGCAATGGACTTTGAAGTAGAGGTTATTCTTACCGGTCGTTCTGGTGAGTTGGCTATAAAAGGTGTAGCTGATAAGCTGTTTGTAAAAGAAGGATCACCAAAGAGTGTTTACGAATTCATGAAAGATGCACATGAAGCTGGTGTAAAATTCAAGGTTTGTACTCCAACACTGGAGCTATGGGGTGAAGATCTGATCCCTGAAATTGAAGAAACCATTGGTGGTGCTTATGTCATTGAGCAAGCTATGGATGAAGATGTTGTTACACTGACTTACTAA
- a CDS encoding hypoxanthine-guanine phosphoribosyltransferase, with amino-acid sequence MLDANKALDVLNNAELIASSEKVSETLAQIASEITVALSDKHPLVLSVMGGAVVFTGQLLPKLSFPLDFDYIHVTRYGNNTQGGLLDWKVMPRENVAGRVVLVLDDILDEGHTLAAIREKVLSLGASAFYSAVFTDKQIGKQKPIQADFVGMQLPNKYVFGFGMDVQGAWRNLPAIYAMKE; translated from the coding sequence ATGCTCGACGCAAACAAAGCACTTGATGTCCTTAACAATGCAGAGCTTATCGCTTCAAGTGAGAAAGTATCAGAAACTCTCGCGCAAATAGCCAGCGAAATAACAGTCGCGTTATCCGACAAGCACCCCTTGGTCTTAAGTGTGATGGGTGGAGCAGTGGTATTTACAGGACAATTGTTGCCAAAACTTAGTTTTCCCCTGGATTTCGATTATATTCATGTCACTCGATATGGCAATAATACTCAGGGTGGATTACTGGACTGGAAAGTTATGCCACGCGAAAATGTGGCAGGACGCGTAGTGCTGGTATTGGACGATATACTGGACGAAGGTCATACGTTAGCTGCGATACGAGAGAAAGTGCTGTCACTGGGAGCCAGCGCTTTTTATAGTGCAGTATTTACAGATAAACAAATTGGCAAACAAAAACCGATTCAAGCAGACTTTGTTGGTATGCAATTACCCAATAAATATGTATTTGGATTCGGGATGGATGTTCAGGGAGCTTGGCGTAATCTGCCGGCTATCTACGCCATGAAAGAATAA